DNA sequence from the Bordetella genomosp. 9 genome:
TCTCCAGTTACCTGTGTGCGATACGCGCCGAGTACTCGGCAGTCCTGACCCTCTGCGAGTCCTGGTAGTCCCAATGTGATGCCAGGAGATAGCAGGCGATGATTACGGCGAGCTTCCAGCCGTGTTTCCACAGATCATCCATTGCTGACTCCGATGGCCTTGGCAATGGCGGCGCGGGCGTTATCGACCTCGGTAGTTGGGTCAGATAGTTCGCACTCAGCACGCCACAGGAGTTCTTCCAGCGCCTCCAGCAGCTCTGGCGCAGCGGCGATCAGGCGGGCGTTGGGTTCCTGTTCCTTGCGCAGACTGACAAATCCCACTTGTCTGCCATCAGCGTCGTCTATGCAGATTCCGCCGTGTCCATCGGGAATACCAAACCATGGGCCTTTCGTGTGCTGTTTCACGCCGCCACCTTTTCGGTTAGAACCTTCTCGGGCATCGACGCGCTGACCCAGAAGCCAGCGGCGTTCTTGCACATACCCTTGGTCTGCATTTCGTTGACTGTCATACAGCGACGGTCTTTGCCGAACTCGCCAGTGCGATGCTTGTCGAACGCAAAGGAGGAATTGAAGTACTCCTTGCATCCCTGGCATTGATTACGATCACCAGTCAGATTCACGCCGCCATCCTCCGAAGCGCTTCCGCTTCCTCTTTCTTCGCCGGCTCGATGTTGTCCCAGACCTGGTGCATGATGTCGGGCGAGACTTCTTCCTCAATCCTGGCCTGGGCCTTCTTGTCGTAGATCAGCCGCACGCAGTGGTTCGGGCGCAGCGGGAAGCCATTCGCCCAGACGCGGTAGCAGACCTCGACATCGTCCAAGACCTTCTTGGCCGGATCTGTGAACAGGTACCAATCCTCGATCACCACGTCGTCATCGTTGTCCATGGCTTTCTCCGGGGTCGGCCTCGGCGGCTTCAACGATCTGCCGGGCGGTAAGGGTCAGCGTCGGTTCGTCGCCGTCTTCCGCGTCATCAAGCAAGCATCGCGCGGCGATGACCCAGTCGTCAGGGATAAATCCTTTAGTCATGCGTCTCTCCAATCAGTGGGTCACAATCCCTGTGCCACTTCGCCAGTCGATCCAGCAGCGGCGCTATTCCTTGTGCGACCAGCAGGTAGCCGATAATCAAGAAGCCGGCCATTCCGCTATCTCCTGCTCAATGGCTGCTTCAAGGCGCTTGCGAAGGTCCGCAGTCCACTGGGTGGTGTCCCGAGCCACGGCGGTGATATAAGCTGCCTTATCGTGCAGGTCCGGATCATCCATAAGCCCCTGCGCGTCGATACGCTGCACCCACCACATACGGGTGTGATGGTCTGAATCCCATGCGGACGGGCGGCGAAGGACTTCCATCACTTCGTCGACAGTCGCGCTGATTACGTCAGGCTCGCGGAAGGTGGGGAGGGCGCTCATTTGCGGGCCTCTAGCATGGCGTCGGCGATCTGGTATGACATCGACGCGACCCAATCCGCACCATCTTCACGCCGGGACAGATACGACAGCATCGGCTCAGCGCCACCATTTGCAGCCTCGCTGTTAGCGAGTATCCCAGCGAGCGCTTTGGCTGCGAAGTAGTCGCGCATCGTGAGCCCGTTGTGGCCCTCGTAGCGATGATCGCGAGGGAAGGCCGGTTCAAGTGGTTCGCTCATCTCTCACTCCATCCCCGGCACGCCGGGCAAGTGTTCACGCAACGGCGTCTCGCCAGTCCTCGCAGCAGCGTCTAGGGCGAGTTCGTTGCGGTAGTGGGCCTGCGCAGCCGGAGCCGCCGCATTGGCGATTACGGTGTCGATGTAGCCCGTATCAACCTCATGTGGCTTGAGGAAACGGCGCGCATACTTCAATGCGGTCAGGAGTTCCGCAATCTGCGGGTTCTCCTGCAGGGTGAAGTCGGGGGGGATAGACATGGAGGGGCTCCTTACTCAGCTTCCACGAACTCGCCATCAGCATTCAGCGAGTACCACGTATCCGGCTTGATGCCATCCTGGCCAACTATGGCCGCGCGGATGTGAACGATGCGGCCGTAGCCGTCGCCGTCGGATTCGATGTCGCGATAGCAGACGACGATGGCGCAACCGTCGAGGCCCTTGGCGCGGCCCTGGGTGCCAACTGCAGCGGCGACGGCGTGCTTGCCCGTGGCAGAAGCAGCACCCCGGTTGCCCGTGGCAGAAGCAGCACCCTGGTAGCCCGTGGCAGAAGCAGCACCCTGGTCGCCCGTGGCAGAAGCAGCACCCTGGTCGCCCGTGGCAGAAGCAGCACCCTGGTCGCCCGTGGCAGAAGCAGCACCCTGGTCGCCCGTGGCAGAAGCAGCACCCTGGTCGCCCGTGGCAGAAGCAGCACCCTGGTCGCCCGTGGCGGTTTCACCTTCCGGCTTCGAGCGGCTGAACGTGTAGTCGATAGCCGCTTTGATGATGCCCGGCAGCGTCAGTTCAGCCTTGATCGTGATGCGCGAGCTGGCGACCTTGGTGTCGCCGCCTTCGCGGCTGATCTGCCCGGACTGTTCAACGATGGCGAAGCGGTTGCCCGCCGGCGCGTAGTAGTCGAAGACGTTCAGCGGGTACTCGCAGGCATGGAAGCCGCGGCGGCAGGCCTCGATCTCTCCATCCAGTTCGTAGGTCTCGCCGATCTTGTACTGGAACGGCTTATCGTCCGGATTGCAGATCAGGTCTTTGTCGAAGCCCTTGTACGAGATGACGACTTCTTCTTTCTTCTGGTCTTCCACGGAGTTCTCCGGTATGGACTGCGTTGTGTTAGGTCAGAGATTCAGGGGAGGAAGCAAGTCCGCTTGGCTGACGAATGGCTAGGAGGGAGTGCCGCGCTTCCTGTTTCCTCTCCTGAATCCCCGTTAGGGGCTACGCTTCGATCCACTCGAAATCCGGCACTCGATCCCAAGGATTCGGCGGCATAGAGCGCCCCGCAATCGGAATCACTGCGGGATAGCCACCGATCAGTTCGAACACTTCGACGCTCGGATCAGGGCACGCGCGCATCTGCTCCAGAACGCCGCGCTCCGTGTAGGCGTAGCGCTTGTCCGTCGGCCCAACGACGACGAAGCGGGCGGTCAGGCGTTTGAGGATTTGCATGGGGAGTCCTTAGGCGTTGACGTTGTCTTTGAAGCCTTCCCAGTGCGCTTCCAGGCGCTCCAGGGAGATATCGCCGGCCAGGTCATGGCGATGCGGGCCGCAGACATTGCGGGCCTCGCGCATTTGGTAATTGCCGTTCTGCTTCTTCAGCACGCACCCTTCGTCCCGGACTTCTCCGTAGGCTTCGATTTCTTGGATCAGGTTCATCGTCATCTCCGTTGCGGTGGGTGAGTGCGTAGGTGCTGCGTGTTGAGAGAACTATACATGCGTTGTTTAGTGGTCGTCAAGCGGACTAACCTAAAAAAGTTGAGGCAAAGCGACAGACGAAAAAAAACCCGCCGGAGCGGGTTTCTTGGGTGGGCAGGTTAGTCAACAGGAAAGTTGGTCGGCGGCTTGGTGTGCCAGGTCTAACGCCAGCATCAAAAAGCTATCTTGCAGGTCTTGCCTCATTGCCATGAAGTGGCTGAATCCCAGTCCAGTGGCTGCGGTAAGAAGCGCCTCCAGTT
Encoded proteins:
- a CDS encoding DUF7666 domain-containing protein; this translates as MEDQKKEEVVISYKGFDKDLICNPDDKPFQYKIGETYELDGEIEACRRGFHACEYPLNVFDYYAPAGNRFAIVEQSGQISREGGDTKVASSRITIKAELTLPGIIKAAIDYTFSRSKPEGETATGDQGAASATGDQGAASATGDQGAASATGDQGAASATGDQGAASATGDQGAASATGYQGAASATGNRGAASATGKHAVAAAVGTQGRAKGLDGCAIVVCYRDIESDGDGYGRIVHIRAAIVGQDGIKPDTWYSLNADGEFVEAE